Genomic DNA from Diorhabda carinulata isolate Delta chromosome 10, icDioCari1.1, whole genome shotgun sequence:
gaataaaaaaaatatccagtttataatatttgatagCTTACTAATAAACAATATTGAGTGAGTAActtgattattataaatatagaaaacacTGCCTTACCCTTGATTAGTTATAATTATCCAGGAActgtttttgtaaaatatattatatacttatatttcCTATTGCCTTATTATACTTACTAATATTTAAATGACCTTCCTTGATTATTACTTCACAATGTTGATGAATATTTGATAAAGACAAATCACCATTGCAAGTTTTGAAGACACTTTCATTACAATATGAAGATTCAACTGTAATATCTCCTTTGTTAGTTTCCAATCTTGAAGAAATTCCTTGTAATTTTCCAGTATTAATTGactacaaattaaaataatgaaacaattgGATATGTGACAACTGAgctgttttataattttattcaatgccCAGCGTTATTAGACAGTGGTGCTAATCATAGCTTTCCTTTTGCAAATGATCTGACTTATTTCAAATTGAGTTGATAATATCTGTTCATCTGTTCTCACTTTGATATGGTGTGTCAAATGGAATGACAATCTGAGATAGGCATTCAGTTCATTGTATTCTAACCCAAAATGCACTAGTCAATACAAAggtaagataaaaataaatataaaaaaaacaatatcttGGTAAATAAAATTGTCACTTATATATTATctacaaaaatgataatgcatCAACACATGTTTAGACTTTTTTATGGAACTCAGGAATGATATActactttttgttgattgattgtcaaattatacaaGGTGGTCTAGATCAATTTTTAATGGTGATAATATTCCTAAAAATAAGAGATAGAACCTTGAAAGTGTGAGTTGAAAACATATATctatcaaacatttctaattatgGAGTTCATATTTTGTTAGTGATGATGGGACATAAggataattaatttcttttcacCACTAATAGAATTTTTCACAATCTAATAAAGTGACTACCCTCTAGTTAATATATGATAGGCAATAAATAGACTATAACCTTATATTTATATACCTGATCTAAACAGGTTCGCATTATGTATGGTCCCAACGTCATTGTGTTTGTTCATTTTGAGCCATAAACAGTAttagaatcaaattttataaaactcaaACTCTTTAAACTATAAGGAAAAGGCCGGGTATTATAATAGAGCTGCCTTGCACATTATCTTCCCATTAATTGagttatcaaattttatatggGTTTCAGTAGTGAAGGCACTTTCTTAGAGTATGAAAAAACTATAACCCGTTTCATTTAAATAGCAGTTAGTTTTGATTTTGTAGAAATGTTATTATCATAGAAAGTACATTATTTAAACCACAGAAAttgataaagttgaaaaatatgacATTGTAGTTTGTGGTATTTGCATAGGTTCATAAAGAGCAATAATACCAAGTAAGCATAActgaaaacttatttaaaacaagaaataacCATCGTCACTTACCCCATTTTCAGTAACTACTACTTGAATTTCAGATGCCTGAATTGCATCTTTTAGTTTTATATtaccattttttgaaatgatttgTATAGATTTACCATTAAATTTATCTACGCTTATATTTCCTTCAActgattttaaattgattttatcacAATTTAGTTGACCTACATTAATATCTTTTCTGGAACTTACAAACAAATCTAcaaataagtttaaaataatgattaggTGAGacgaaaagtttatttttactaaaatatcactgataaaacatttgaaatttcacatgtgTTTATGAAGGTGATTAATTCGATTTAAGAGACCTAGGTATGTGAATCTTCTCTTTTCTATCCATATCATAAGTTCATTTGATTTTACTTACTAGATTTTACAGGAATTTCAACTTGAGCGATATTATTTGTATCTTCGCACTTGTCAAATATTGTAATGTGATTCCCACCTATAGTACAttctaatgatttttcaaattttgcatTATTTTGTATCAATAGTTTATCACAATTAGGATATTTATGAACATTTAACGGTTTGATTATTAAATTGTAAGGAACATTAATATAAACTTCACAGAATGGAGGCACTTGAAGCTCTCTTTTTACTacgtttgaatattttctaagGATATAGGTATTTAATCTCTTATTTgtcattaataatttcatactgATAGTAATGAAAAATAAGCTTATCGTATTAATGTAAACGAAAGGAGTCCACATATATTTTCGTGACAATTGTTATTTGGGTTCCTAAATATTTGAATCTTTAATCCACAgcttaacctcaaaaataataaaaatgttctgTTCACTTGAACTACATAAGATTGATTATTTGAACTACTGGGGAATATGGACCACAGATTACCTATATTTATATGTTCATGTCAATGTTAGTTGCTTCTATTGAGTTAGCGTCATCTGGAATACAAGGCATTAACTATAGTTATAAAATACTGGCATATTTAAATTTCACTAGTGGCGCGAAACTTCGATAGTTCATACCACTACCTCAGCAGAAGTACATTTACAAATTTAGCTTTTTTGTTTAGAATAACCTAGATTACTGCGTACTGTTATtccattatattattaatcaagaaaaatagtGGAAGAAAAGATAAATTCTTACTAGCACGTATTCACAGATCGCCTATATCTATCTTCTCGACAgacagacgtggctcatgaacacagAGTTCGCCCGCAGATGCCCCGAACATCAATTTATTgggactcctttctttggagaagtgcaagcctgtggaatcagttACCAAGGCACATATGTTCTTACTAGGTAACAAACGACAGTAGTGTAGTTGAGGACAAGGAGACAGAAGAAATCGAAATTCAAAAGGAAGTTCACAGTTTGTATTTCAAACAGTGCTGGAGGAGAGAAATGAGGGGCGAACATTAATCAACAACTTAAGATTCACCAATGATACTGCTTGGTTAGGAGATGACATCATAAGCTCCATACAAATTTTTGAGGCTTTTTATTGAATACAGTCAataattaaaagatttattttagaTGTTGCCCCATATAAAGTACATCCAACAGGATAGTTCCAGCttaatacttatttaaaaaaattatctgtaGTTTAAGTCAGAAgacaatataaaaagaaaacaatttgagTAATGCTCTTTCAACCATGTTAAAATCATAcagatataaaagaaaaacagaaatagCCCACAGTTTTGAGCTATTGGAAAATCTAACaatcgatgaaaattttgagttaatttaCCCAAAGTCTgcaaaataaaagtattttttataaacgctagtttatttagaattaaaacgagaatatacaaaatataatattgttttaaataatgtgaataatctctaaattataaatgtaaaaatgACACATAAATGGCCAACAGTTAACATTAGAACGTCAAATAcgatataatcaaataaatacaGGGAgaatatttgcaaataaataaataaacatactAACTAGAATATTTTTCCTTAAcaattatagtctattttttattctattttattgtatgaataatatttcttataaatacaatgaataaatgttaaatgtatatttattttccaacattTTCTACCCATtgtgaaataattgatttactATAATTACCATACATCGTTTCTCCCTGTATAATTCGTTAATAACTTACATATACACTATAACAGATTCAGTTCGTTTCTTGTAAGTGTTAGTGTAGACGTATCGAAAAAAAAGTGCCATTAAGATTGTCTTTCAACAGTAAACGGATAATCATAGTCTTTGAGAAGTTGTTGCATTGTTTTCGCTTTTATTCTTGGAAACTGAagctaaaaaaaaagaattttatgaatacatcttatttatttgaaacacaaaaataatcGTGATCACAATAACAATACTTTAGTTATATTAAGAGTATAATAGTAATTTTATCTATAATGTCTCAATTATTggaacaataaaatttttatcacaaaaagaGACTTAATCTAATTAAAGCAATCATCTCTTTTGTGATATTAACTCTCATACTTCTATAAATGAACCCTTCAGTTAGAGAGATAACTAAAAATAGAAGTTACTAGTTATTAAAGAGAATGTAGGGTCTAAGTCCATTGAATTTATCCCTTCAGGATTAGTAAACAATTAGATAAAACTCATATTCGATTTATTTGTCTTGAAGTTGATTTACCCGTGGGACCTATTCTAACTGTAAGTAGTTTTCCGCACATTTAAACATCTTAAACTTATTAACCAAGCCTTTTCTGTGattaatacacattttttattttggtatataataatggttctttcaaaaaaaaaaacagtgactTTTAACATGAGCGCTTCAATTTGATACACCTCCTAGGGACTTAGGTTGTTGTGCAATAACGTGGATTAACCAACATTGGATGATGGAAAATAAAACACAATAGTAGTGAATTTAGAATGACAAGCAGTAATAGACATCACTGGACCAACAGTGATATTTTAGTGCTGAATTGAGCTGTTTAAATAGTATATAACTGCAagtgtaaattattatttcacgcATTGGTTGAAAATTGACAGGCATTTTGAGGAGAAATCTTACCCTATCTGAGTTATTGCTAGTTAAAAACCTGGGATTTACAATAAACGGTACACCATCTAGTCCTAATTGCGAAGATCCACTCAGGGTATGTGTAGATTGCTGATGTGGTAACACAGGTGCTGGAGGTTTAGGAGCTGGTCGTAAAGGCGCTCCAGCAGGTCCTATACaagtgtaaaaaaattattgtaattacatattttacatTTCGAGTAGCTCGTTGATGTTATGTAATGTGTTTACTATATTTCTGAATTCATTTGACAAAACTCAAGtcgtataaaataaactttaaccaaacaaaaagaatcattttttttattaaaacaaattaaaaaatgctgggtataattgaagtttattattattttcgcttaattacaaaattgtttatttacaaaaagagttttcctgaaatatatggctatttataatgttttaatatggtattgacagacacacagttatgatacaactccaagttgattccgcaaacttccacgaccaatttttttatagtcatcgcaaaggccagacgtaccggaaacAAAGGCGGATCCAGGGGGGATATGACCCCTCCCTGAGGtggttttatttgtatattttgtcaCCATACAGATTTTATGTAACTACATAccttcaatatttaattaatttaatataataactcAATCGGAAGTGtacaataaagaataaatatttttaagtacgTACATTAATAGAATACTTACTTTCTACTTGTAtctattgttataaaaattaaagttcTTGACTTGACCACGACTATGTGACCCTCTACTGGCGCCAAAGCTGGATCCGTTAAGCTTTGTTGAACTGAAtgctttggtggtggctctatcatggtttCGGGAGGAAATTCTTTCGAgggtcgcacggagttagtaccagtgaatgatggaagactaaatgctgacaggtacgTAACCAATATTctagaaccccatgtagtgccctatatgcctcatatcggtgacaaGTCTGTGCTAATtcacgataatgctcgtccacacgctgctagagtggttcagcagtacttagaagaggtcgagatacccaccctgaattggcctgcacgtagcTCGGACCTTAACCCAAGAGAGCGTGTCTGGAACCATCTATGATGGCAAATTCAGCAGCATCCGGTACCAATAAGAGCgctagatgatcttcaaaatgttctttttaacttctgggaaaacatgctGCAATTttacgtccagaacctgtttagaagcaTTCCAAGACGAAttgaagctgtaattagagcgagggacggcaacacacgctattagaaattccttggctggttttagtttgAGCACcgtttaaatttttgtatagatattttgtacaatttttttgatattttctatgttttggtaaatcaaactttttgtcttCTGTAGATCAGGACTAATTTAATTATCTCCAGAATTTTGTCACATGAAttttaaaacaccctgtatatgatgTATAATCCAACACTTACCTGCCGGGAGTGGAGGATAAGGTCCTTGTCGCAGAATTTCGTAGTCGTGGTCCGGTTCAGGAAATGGATATGTTGTGGGATTTCCTGGAGTCATTGCGTTTGGTTTCGGGGGACGTTCGGGTGGAGTTTGATCGTTAGGATTGTATGCTTGAGTATCTTGTACATTACCCATTTTGTAGCAAAGGGTAACACCGTTTAATTCTCTAAAATTACATAAACTGTATAAGTAccattatattatttgtttacatGGTACAATATgctgaattaattttataatacaattattgAGAATCAACTAGATCCACTTCCAGTATAATCAGAAGTTGCAagtaactgaaaatatttcattatttcaagtGAAACTTCAGACATTTCCCTTACATGAATTTTCagataaataatcattaatttcGATTTCTATcaggattcaaaataaaaacgttgCATATAATTAGTATTACAGTATTGTTTGTGTAATagcaataaaaagttttaatacaTGTTTAATGAAATTACTGTTGTAACTGTAGGAAGTAACcttcttaaaataaattttgaaattaaatgtaTCAACTAAAACGAATATTCGATATTGATCCTTGTAGTGCATTATCTTTACAGTTTGTTGATAACAAATGTTtgcagtttaaataaatattgtaaaaattagGACCTCAATTATTATTACGGTAAATatgaaattccaaaaaaaaagtata
This window encodes:
- the LOC130898423 gene encoding protein FAM185A-like, with translation MWTPFVYINTISLFFITISMKLLMTNKRLNTYILRKYSNVVKRELQVPPFCEVYINVPYNLIIKPLNVHKYPNCDKLLIQNNAKFEKSLECTIGGNHITIFDKCEDTNNIAQVEIPVKSNLFVSSRKDINVGQLNCDKINLKSVEGNISVDKFNGKSIQIISKNGNIKLKDAIQASEIQVVVTENGSINTGKLQGISSRLETNKGDITVESSYCNESVFKTCNGDLSLSNIHQHCEVIIKEGHLNITSFDGKLTATVDKGDADIHLSRITGNSEVNIKKGSLHLKLAELCQDYIKFILKSDYCDVGKQFKFDYREPGCVIINPEVVEEYLAVVNCLQGSILVQNVSWQEMMKLKLKKFHFDQDSTV